In the genome of Sinorhizobium chiapasense, the window GGGAGGGGACTGTTCCTTCCGTGCGCCGATGGAGTGGTCTTCCGCGCCTGTTCCCGCCTCCAGTTGGCACCGCCGGAAGCCTCGGCTACTGTTGCCTGCGCAATCATCGACGGACGCCGCACCATGCTCGACCTCACGCCCTATCTGCCGCAGCTTTTGGTCGCCTGGACGGCCTATATCATCGCCGTCGTATCGCCGGGGCCGGCGGTTCTGGCGATCATCGCGACATCCGTAAGCCAGGGACGAAAGGCGGGCCTGGCACTAGCCCTCGGCGTGCTGAGCGGCAGCTATACCTGGGCGATGCTGACGGCCTCGGGCCTCTCGGCGCTCATCCGGACCTACGGACAGGCGATCGTCTTCCTGAAGATCGCCGGCGCCTGCTATCTTTTCTGGCTTGCCTACAACGCGCTTAAGGCGGCGATGCGCGGCGAGGTGTCACGGGCAGCGCTTCGTGTTCCGCTGCAGATGTCGTTGAAGAAGCTCTACCTCAAGGGGCTCGGCATCCACCTGACCAATCCCAAGGCGATCTTTGCGTGGATCATGCTGGTTTCGCTCGGCATGCCGGCAGGGGCGCCGGTCACCGTTACCGCCGCCTTCATCGGGGGGTGTATGCTAATCGGCCTCGTCAGCTTCTGCGGCTTCGCGATCGTCTTTTCGCTCTCGCCGGTCCACCGCGCCTATCTCAAATCGCGGCGCGTGATCGAAAGCCTGATGGCAGGCTTCTTCGCCTTTGCCGGCCTGAAGCTGCTGACGACGCGGCTCTGATTCCGATTGGATCAAAACGCGGGACGCGGGCGGAAAACCGCTTCACACTTTCCTCGTCCCGCTCCGGACTACTCCGCGGCCGCCTGACCGCGGCCGTAGCGCTTCTCGATATAGTCGGCCACGAGAAGCTGGAATTCTTCGGCGATCTTTGGTCCACGCAGCGTCATCGCCTTCTGGCCATCGATAAAGACGGGCGCCGCCGGCATCTCGCCGGTGCCGGGAAGCGAAATACCGATATCGGCGTGCTTGCTTTCGCCCGGGCCATTGACGATGCAGCCCATGACGGCGACCTTCAAAGCCTCGACACCCGGATATTTCTCGCGCCAGACCGGCATGCTTGCGCGGATGTCCTCCTGGATCTTCTGGGCAAGCTCCTGGAAGACCGTGGACGTTGTGCGGCCGCAGCCGGGACAGGCGGCGACCACGGGAATGAACTGGCGGAAGCCCATGACCTGCAAGAGTTCCTGCGCCACCTGCACCTCGCGGGTGCGGTCGCCGCCCGGCTCCGGGGTCAGCGAAATGCGGATCGTGTCGCCGATGCCCTGCTGCATCAGGATGCCGAGCGAGGCGGAGGATGCGACGATGCCCTTGGTTCCCATGCCGGCTTCGGTAAGCCCGAGATGGAGCGCATGATCGGAACGGGCGGCGAGCATTGCATAGACCGCGATCAGGTCCTGCACGCCGGAAACCTTGGCGGAAAGAATGATGCGGTTGCGCGCCAGGCCGAGCTCTTCGGCCAGCTCCGCCGAGAGAAGTGCCGACTGCACGATCGTCTCGCGCGTCACCTGCTGTGCCGTCAAGGGCGAGCCGTTGGCCTGGTTCTCGTCCATCAGCCGGGTCAAGAGTTCCTGATCGAGCGAACCCCAGTTGACGCCGATGCGTACCGGCTTGTCGTAGCGCATCGCCATCTCGATAATCTCGGCGAACTGCTTGTCCTTCTTGTCCTTGAAGCCGACATTGCCCGGGTTGATGCGGTATTTCGCCAGCGCCTCGGCACAGGCCGGGTGATCGGCCAGGAGCTTATGGCCGATATAGTGGAAGTCGCCGACAAGCGGCACGTCCATGCCGAGGCGCAGCAACCGCTCGCGGATCTTCGGCACTGCGGCGGCACTTTCGTCGCGATCGACGGTGATGCGCACCAGTTCAGAGCCCGCCTTGTGGAGCGCCGCCACCTGGGCGACAGTCGCGTCGATATCGGCCGTATCGGTGTTCGTCATCGACTGGACGACGACCGGCGCGCCGCCGCCGACGATCACACCGCCGACATCGACGGCGACGGAGGCGCGGCGCGGCTGTGGCTCGAAATCGAAGGCAGAAGACATTTGGGCCTCTTCTTTATCCCATCATAGCGGAGCGGAAACGGACTGAGAAAAGCTCCGCGCTTTTCGCCTCCTGAGGTGGAGGACGAATCCGTACTTGTCAACGGCAACATCACGCGCTGACGGCGAATTGATGGCGGGGCGGCCGCGTAGGCGCGAAAGCCCCTCGCCCCTGGCCCTCTGCCCGCGCGTGGGGAGAGGCGACTTCGGCGGCGCCGCGAGTCCCTTCTCCCCGTCAGAACGGGGAGAAGGCGCCGGCAGGCGGATGAGGGGCCTGTCGCCCGTGCGTCGTCGGACTACGAATGTGCCTTGCCGTGATCCGCATGGACGGCGTGATGCGAGAGCAGGAGCACGACGATGAAGAGCGCGGGGACGGACATGAAGATGATCGCGAAGCCCGAACGCTCGGCCACGAAGCCGATCAGCGAGGGAGCGAAGAGCATGCCGGAATAGCCCATGAACGTCGCGACCGAGAGACCGATGCCGGGTTGCAGCCCCGGCATGTTGCCGGCCGCCGAAAACGCGATCGGCACCATGTTGGAGATACCGACCCCGGCGATGGCGAAGCCGAGAATTGCGACCAACGCATTCGGCGCGAGGCCCGCAAGCACAATGCCGACGAGCGCCGTCACCGTGCAGATACGCAAGGTCCGTTTCGCGCCGAGGAGATCGCGGACATGATCGCCTGCAAAACGCATCGCGGCCATCGTCGCCGAGAAGGCAGCGAAACCAAAACCCGAGAGTTCGACGGAAGCGCCGAGTTCGTTGCGCAAATAGAGTGCGCCCCAATCGAGCACCGTGCCTTCAGGCACCATCGAGAACAGGGCCATGATACCGATCAGCCAAGGCAGGGGCGTGAGCGGCAGGCGCAGCTTCTCCTTCGCCACCGCCGGATGAGGCCGGTCGGCAAGGATCATCGGCCAGGCGACAGCCAGAACCAGAATGCAGAGGACCGTGACGACAAGCACGTGCGGCAGGACGCCGAAGCGCACCATCAGGAAGCCGCCGATGCCGGCGCCGATCAATCCGCCGAGACTCCAATAGGCGTGGCAGGAGGACATGATCGCGCGGCGCATCGACTTTTCGACCTCGACCGCGTTGGCATTCATCGCCACGTCCATGGCGCCGACGAAGCCGCCGAGCAGGAACATGCCGATCGCCGCCGTCCAGACATTCGGGGCCAGCGTCAGGATGAGGAGCAGCGGCGACAGAATGATTGCCGTGACCTTGACCACCTTCTGCGAGCCGACGCGGGCAATGAACCCGCCGGCAATCGGCATCAGCACCAACGAGCCGATGCCGAATACCAGGATCAGGAGGCCGAGCACGCTCTCGCCGATCCCGAGCCGATCCTTGAACTCCGGAATCTTCGGCGCCCAGCTGCCAGTGACGAAGCCGTTCATCAGGAACAGGAGCGACACGGCAAGCCGGTTCTTCGACATGTAAGCGTGCCGGACGTGGCCTTTGGAGGCGGTTTGCGTGCGCTGATCCATGTGTAACCTTCCCGCAGCCGGAACCGTCCGGCTCAAATGGTGATTTCGATGAGATTGCCGTCAGGATCACGGATCACGGCCTCGTAGAAGCCGTCACCCGTCCATCGTGCCTTGGAAACGAGAACGCCCTTGCGGTCGGCCCGGTCCGCCATGTCGTCCACGGCCTCGCCGCTGCCCAGCGAAAGGGCGACATGCGCATAGCCTACGCGTTCCACCGTCGCTTCGTCACGGGGCGCAAGCCAGGGCCCCTCCATCACCTCGATCGATGGCCCGCTCTCAAGCGTCAGGAAACGCGAGCGGAAACCGGGGCGGCGGCGGCTTTCATAGATTTCGCCGGCCTCGGCACCGAAGAATTCGTGCCAGAAGGCGGCGACCCGGTCGATATCCTTCGTCCAGAGGGCGACGTGCGCGACATTCATCGAGCCGGCTCCTTCGCCACAACGACGTCAGCGCCGCGCGCGCCGAGCGCGGCGATCTCAGCTTCGGGCGCATCGGCCTCGAGAACCAACGTCGTCACCGCGTCGATGCCAATCACCGCATGCGGCGCGGCCGTGCCCAGCTTGTCGCTGGTTATGGCGGCGAGAACCGAGCGGCTTCGCGAGGCGATGAGGCGCTTGAACGCCGCGTCCTCGAAATGGAAGGCCGTCAGTCCCCCTTCCGCGTCGGCACCGCAAGCGCCGAGAACGCAAAGGTCGGGGCGGAGAAGCTCGACATCGCGCTGCGCTCGCGCGCCGACGGCCGCACCCACGGCACGATCGAGCGGGCCGCCGACAAGGATGAGCTCCACACCCGTCTTGTCCATCAAGGCAGCCGCAATGAGCGGCGTGTTGGTGACGATCGTTACCGGGAGGTCCGGTTCGATCGCCTCGGCGATCGCCAGATTGGCCGAACCCGCATCGAGGAAAACCGTCATGCCCGGCCGGATGAATCCGACCGCGGCCCGGGCAAGCGCCGCCTTGCGCTCCGGCGCGAGGGAGGCGCGCCGGCTGAGCGACCCGGCCATCGGCGCGAGCGGCAAGGCTCCGCCATAGACGCGCTCACACAGGCCGGCCGCGGCCATCTCGCGCAGGTCGCGACGGATCGTGTCTTCCGAGACTCCGAGTTCGCGCGCGAGATCGGCGGCCAGCACACGGCCGTCGGTTCTCAGCCGTTCCTGGATCAGGAATTTCCTCTCGCGCAGCAGCAGGTCCGTCGTCATGTTTGAAATCGTGCATAAACGTGCATGAATCGGTTGAAACGTGAATAGCAGCCTTTCGCGGCGAATTCAATTGCCGCTGCGCGGGAACCTTCGCCCGCTCGTGGAACTTCGATTGGCTGAGCACATTCACCAACGGGAGTGTTTTCGCCGAGATTTCGCGCCGGTCTGAGGAAAAATCTTCATCGAAAGCCGGTTAATTGGTGTTTTATACGCTCAGATGCGCCCGGTTTTATGCGAATCTCGCCGCAATCCGGACGACGGGCCGGAGAACAAAAAGATGGAAAACAAGACGATGAAATTCCTTCCGACGCTTTTCGCTGCCGCCCTTCTGCAAATTGCCGCCTTCGCTCCCGCCCATGCGGAATCGAGTCTCGATCAGATCAAGTCCGCCGGCGTTCTGAAAATCGGCACCGAGGGCACCTACGCCCCCTTCACCTATCACGATGCCAGCGGCGCGCTGGTCGGCTTCGACGTCGAAATCGGCCGGGAGGTCGCAAAGCGTCTCGGCGTCAATGCCGAATTCCTCGAAGGCAAGTGGGACGGTCTGATCGCCGGCCTCGACGCCAACCGCTACGACACGGTCATCAACCAGGTCGGCATCACCGAAGAGCGGAAGAAAAAGTACGACTTCTCCGAGCCCTATATCGCTTCCAAGGCCGTGCTGATCGTCAAGGGCGACAACGAGGAGATCAAGGGCTTCGCCGACCTCAAGGGCAGGAAGTCGGCCCAGTCGCTGACCAGCAACTTCGGCAAGCTCGCCCAAGCCTCGGGCGCCGAGCTCGTCGGGACCGACGGTTTCGACCAGTCGATCCAGTTGGTGCTGACCGGCCGCGCCGACGCGACGATCAACGACAGCCTGTCCTTCCTCGACTTCAAGAAGCAGAAGCCGGACGCGAACGTGAAGATCGCCGCCGAACAGGCCGACGCCGACTATTCCGGCATTATCATCCGCAAGAATGAGCCGGACCTGCTTGCAGCGATCAACAAGGCGCTTGCCGAAATCAAGGCCGACGGCACCTACGACAAGATCTCGCAGAAATATTTCGGCGCCGACGTCTCGAAATAGCGTGTCGAAGGCGCCGCATCGGCCCCTCATCCGCCTGCCGGCACCTTCTCCCCGCAGGCGGGGAGAAGGGCCACGCGGCAACCTCTCGCCCTTTTGGAAGAAGTCATGCGTCGCAGCGCCCTCGTCCCCTCTCCCCGCGCGCGGGGAGAGGGGACTGCATGTTTCCTTAAATCGTAGCCGATTTAGGGATAAAAACATGCAGCAATTCAAAGTGCTACAGCGTCCTTCGCGCGTCTGATAAGACGCGCGGCGCTGTAGGGTGAGGGGGCAATCGGCCTCTTCCCACGTCGCATGGATGCGGGCTTCACACCTTTCCCCGTCCTGCTTTATGAATCGCGATCCGTCCCAGATGGGACGGATCGCGCGCTTTTTTGAAAGGCTCTCCCTTGCCCCAATGGCTTCAATTGATGGCGGATTCGCTGCCGACCCTGCTCTGGGCCGGACTGATCTTCACGGTCCCGCTGACCCTGCTTTCCTTCGTCCTCGGCCTGTTGTTGGGTCTCGTCACTGCGCTCGTCCGCCTCTTTGCGCCAGCGCCTTTCGTCGCCGTGGCGCGATTCTATGTCTGGGTGATCCGCGGAACACCGCTCCTCGTCCAGCTCTTCGTCATCTTCTATGGTCTGCCGAGCATGAACATCTTGCTCGATGCGTTCCCCGCCGCGTTGATCGGCTTCACGCTCAACATCGGCGCCTACACATCCGAAATCATCCGCGCGACGATCTCCTCCGTGCCGCGCGGCCAGTGGGAAGCGGCCTATTCGATCGGCATGAGCTGGAGCCAGGTGATGCGCCGGACGATCCTGCCGCAGGCGACCCGGGTTGCGATCCCGCCCCTCTCGAACACCTTCATTTCGCTGGTGAAGGACACCTCACTGGCCGCCGCCATTACAGTGCCAGAACTCTTCCAGACGGCGCAGCGCATTGTCGCGACCACTTATGAACCACTCATCCTTTATATCGAGGCGGCGCTGATCTACCTTGCCATGAGCTCCGTACTGTCGGCCCTTCAGGCGAGGCTGGAGCACCGCTTCGCCCGCTATGGCGGTTTCCTGGAGGCGCGCGCATGATCGAACTCACCGAAATCGAAAAGCGCTTCGGCACCAACCTGGTGCTCAAGGGAATCAGTGTGACGATGGCCGAAGGCACGGTAACGGCGCTTGTCGGCCCGTCAGGCGGCGGCAAGAGCACGCTTTTGCGATGCGTCAACTTGCTGGAGATCCCGACACAGGGCGCCATCCGGCTCGGTGACGAACGGCTGGAGTTCGCGCCTCACCGCACGGTCGGCTGGAGAGCGATACAAAAGCTGCGCCGGCAAACCGGCATGGTGTTCCAGAATTTTCAGCTCTTTCCCCACCAGACCGCGCTCGGCAATGTGATGGAAGGTCTTGTGACCGTTCTCAAATGGCCGGCCGACCGTGCCCGCGCCCGCGCGCTCGAACTCCTGGAAAAAGTCGGCATGGCGCACAAGGCCGATGCCTGGCCGGCAACGCTCTCCGGCGGCCAGCAGCAGCGCGTGGCGATCGCCCGGGCGCTCGCGCCCTCTCCGCGCGTCCTTCTCTGCGACGAGCCGACCTCCGCACTCGACCCGGAACTTGCCGAGGAAGTTGTGGAAGTCTTGAGCCGCCTCGCGCGCGAGGGCACGACGATGATCATGGCGACGCACGACCTTCGCCTCGCCTCACGCGTCGCCGATCACGTTATTTTCCTCGACGGCGGCGTCATCGTCGAGAGCGGCCCGCCCAGGAAGATCTTTTCGACGCCCGAGCGCGAGCGCACGAAGAAGTTCATCGCCTCGCTCAGCGCGCCGATGAGCTACGATATTTGAACAATCGGGCGGACGAGCCGAGTCCGCCGTCGCCACGGCGCCACCAATAGCCGGGGCACTTCTCGCTCCGCCGTCACTCCTCGCGCTTGACCCGAGGATGACGGCGGGAGAGCTTTCTCCGGACCGCTGCGCCCATCTGCAGTTCCGGACGCATCAACCAAACACGATCAGCAAATCCTTGGCGTCGATCTGGTCGCCGGCCCTGACCAGCACCTCCGCGATCACCCCGTCCTTCTCCGCGTGCAGCGCGGTCTCCATCTTCATCGCCTCGATCGACAAGAGCACGTCGCCGGCCTTGACCGGCTGGCCGGGGTGAACCGCCACCGTCGAGATGACGCCCGGCATCGGCGCGCCGAGCTGGGCGGCGTTACCGGCTTCGGCCTTGCGGCGGATCGCGGCGGAGGCGCCGCGGTTGCGGTCCGGTACCTTGATCGAGCGCGGCTGGCCGTTCAATTCGAAGAACATCTTGACCATGCCCTTCTCGTCGATCTCGCCCTGGGCCTGGTTGAGGATGACCAGCGTCTTGCCCTTCTCGATATCGGCGAAGAGCTCCTCGCCCGGCGCCATGCCGTAGAAATAGGCCGGCGTCGGCAGGACGCTCACCGGACCGTAGGTTTCCGCGGCCAGCGCATAGTCGGTGAAGACCTTCGGATACATGAGGTAAGAGGCAAACTCGAAGTCGGTGACCTCGCGGCCGAGCTTCTCTTCGATCGCCTTGCGCTCCGCGTCGAGATCGGCAGGCGGCAGCAGCGAGCCCGGCACCGCCGTGTACGGCTCTTCGCCCTTCAGCGCCTTCTTCTGCAGCGCTTCCGGCCAGCCACCCGGGGGCTGGCCGAGATCGCCCTTGAGCATCGAGATGACCGATTCCGGAAAGGCGATGTCCTTGGCCGGGTTCTCGACGTCGGCGACCGTCAGGTCCTGGGAAACCATCATCAGCGCCATGTCGCCGACGACCTTGGAGGACGGCGTCACCTTGACGATGTCGCCGAACATCCGGTTGGCGTCGGCATAGGCCTGCGCCACCTCGTGCCAGCGGGTCTCTAGCCCGAGCGAGCGGGCCTGCTCCTTGAGGTTAGTGAACTGCCCGCCCGGCATTTCGTGCAGGTAGACTTCCGAGGCCGGTCCCTTGAGGTCGCTTTCGAAGGCCGCATATTGGTGGCGCACCGCCTCCCAGTAGAAGGAGATGCGGCGGATCCATTCCGGATTGAGGCCGGGGTCGCGCTCCGAGCCGGAAAGCGCCTCGACGATCGAGCCGAGGCAGGGCTGCGAGGTGTTGCCGGAAAGCGCATCCATCGCCGCGTCAACGATATCGACGCCGGATTCGACCGCGGCAAGCACGGTCGCGGCAGCAATGCCGGTTGTGTCGTGCGTATGGAAATGGATCGGCAGGTCGGTCGCTTCCTTCAGCGCCTTGAACAGCACGCGCGCGGCGGCCGGTTTCAGAAGGCCCGCCATGTCCTTGACCGCGATGATGTGGGCGCCGGCCTTCTCCAGTTCCGCGGCGAGCGCCGTGTAGTACTTGAGATCATACTTCGGCCGGGCGGAATTCAGGATGTCGCCGGTATAGCAGATCGCCGCCTCGCAGATCCTGTTCTCTGCGGCGACCGCGTCCATTGCGACGCGCATGTTCTCCACCCAGTTCAGGCAGTCGAAGACGCGGAAGACGTCGATACCGCCCTTGGCCGCTTGGGCGACGAAGTATTTGACGACGTTGTCGGGATAGTTCTTGTAGCCGACGCCGTTGGCGCCGCGCAGAAGCATCTGCAGGAGCAGGTTCGGCGCACCCTCGCGCACCATTGCCAGCCGCTCCCACGGGTCTTCGGTGAGGAAGCGCATCGACACGTCGAAGGTCGCGCCGCCCCAGCATTCGAGCGAGAAGAGGTTCGGCAGCGCCCGGGCATAGGTTCCGGCGACACGGGCGATGTCGTAGGTGCGCATGCGGGTGGCGAGCAGCGACTGATGGCCGTCGCGCATCGTCGTGTCGGTCAGCAGCACCTGCGGCTGCGCCTTGACCCATTCGGCGAATTTCTTCGGCCCGAGTTGATCGAGAAGTTGCTTGGTGCCCGGCTTCACTTCGCCGTTGATGAACGGCACGACGGGCGCGGCGATGTCGTCGTTGGGTTTCGGCCGGCCCTTCGCCTCCGGATGGCCGTTGACTGTGACGTCGGCGAGGTAGGTCAAAAGCTTGGTGGCGCGATCCTGGCGCTTGACCTGCTGGAACAGCTCCGGCGTCGTGTCGATGAAGCGGGTGGTGTAGCTGTTGTCCTGGAAGCTCGGGTGGCTGATGATCGCTTCCAGGAAGGTCAGGTTGGTGGCGACGCCGCGGATGCGGAATTCGCGGAGCGCGCGGATCATGCGGCGAATCGCCTCGTCCGGGTTCGGCGCCCAGGCCGTCACCTTCTCGAGCAGCGGATCGTAGTAGCGGGTGATCACAGCGCCGGAATAGGCGGTACCGCCGTCGAGCCGGATGCCGAAGCCGGTGGCGCCGCGGTAGGCGGTGATGCGGCCGTAGTCCGGAATGAAGTTCTGCTCGGGATCTTCGGTGGTGATGCGGCACTGCAGCGCATGGCCGTTGAGGCGGATGTTCTCCTGCGACGGCACGCCCGATTCCGGCCTGCCGATGGCATAGCCGTCGAGGATGTGGATCTGTGCCTTGACGATGTCGATGCCGGTGACGACCTCGGTCACCGTGTGCTCGACCTGGATGCGCGGATTGACCTCGATGAAGTAGAACTTTCCGGTGTCGGCATCCATCAGATATTCGACGGTGCCGGCGCCGATATAGTTGGTCGCCTCGGCGATCCGCTTCGAATAGGCAGCGAGCTCCTCGCGCTGTTGAGCGGTGAGATACGGCGCCGGAGCGCGCTCGACGACCTTCTGGTTGCGCCGCTGGATCGAGCAGTCGCGCTCAAAAAGGTGAACGACGTTGCCGTGGGTATCGCCCAGAATCTGGCTTTCGACGTGGCGGGCACGCTCGACCAGCTTTTCCAGATAGACCTCGTCCTTGCCGAAGGCGGCCTTCGCCTCGCGCTTGGCCTCGGTCACCTCGCGGATCAGATCTTTCGGATCGCGGATCGCCCGCATGCCGCGGCCGCCGCCGCCCCAGGAGGCCTTCAGCATCACCGGATAGCCGATCTCTGCGGCCAGCCGCTTGATCTCGTCGGGATCATCCGGCAGCGGCTCCGTCGCCGGCACGACCGGTACGCCGATCGAGATCGCGAGGTTCCGCGCCGCCACCTTGTTGCCGAGCTGGCGCATCGTCTCCGGCTTCGGGCCGATGAAGGTGATGCCGTTGGCGGCGCAAGCTTCCGCAAATTCCGGGCTTTCGGACAACAGGCCGTAGCCCGGATGGATGGCGTCGGCGCCGGAAAGCTTGGCGACGCGGATCACCTCGTCGATCGACAGATAGCTCTCGATGGGCCCGAGATCGCGGGCAAGATGCGGGCCGCGGCCGACCTGATAGCTCTCGTCCGCCTTGAAGCGGTGCAGCGCCAGTTTGTCCTCCTCAGCCCATATCGCGACCGTTTTGAGTCCCAGCTCATTGGCCGCGCGGAACACGCGGATGGCAATTTCGGAACGGTTGGCAACAAGGATCTTAGAGATAGGCAAGTCGGACTCCTCAAGACTTGAAAACGCGGGAATGCTGCACCGCGAAATGAAGTTTTAGCGAGTCACTTGAGGAAGTGCAATTTCAGATGCGACATCGAGCGGGACGAGAAAGTGTGAGCGGTTTCC includes:
- the ispG gene encoding flavodoxin-dependent (E)-4-hydroxy-3-methylbut-2-enyl-diphosphate synthase, encoding MSSAFDFEPQPRRASVAVDVGGVIVGGGAPVVVQSMTNTDTADIDATVAQVAALHKAGSELVRITVDRDESAAAVPKIRERLLRLGMDVPLVGDFHYIGHKLLADHPACAEALAKYRINPGNVGFKDKKDKQFAEIIEMAMRYDKPVRIGVNWGSLDQELLTRLMDENQANGSPLTAQQVTRETIVQSALLSAELAEELGLARNRIILSAKVSGVQDLIAVYAMLAARSDHALHLGLTEAGMGTKGIVASSASLGILMQQGIGDTIRISLTPEPGGDRTREVQVAQELLQVMGFRQFIPVVAACPGCGRTTSTVFQELAQKIQEDIRASMPVWREKYPGVEALKVAVMGCIVNGPGESKHADIGISLPGTGEMPAAPVFIDGQKAMTLRGPKIAEEFQLLVADYIEKRYGRGQAAAE
- a CDS encoding LysE family translocator produces the protein MLDLTPYLPQLLVAWTAYIIAVVSPGPAVLAIIATSVSQGRKAGLALALGVLSGSYTWAMLTASGLSALIRTYGQAIVFLKIAGACYLFWLAYNALKAAMRGEVSRAALRVPLQMSLKKLYLKGLGIHLTNPKAIFAWIMLVSLGMPAGAPVTVTAAFIGGCMLIGLVSFCGFAIVFSLSPVHRAYLKSRRVIESLMAGFFAFAGLKLLTTRL
- a CDS encoding amino acid ABC transporter substrate-binding protein; its protein translation is MKFLPTLFAAALLQIAAFAPAHAESSLDQIKSAGVLKIGTEGTYAPFTYHDASGALVGFDVEIGREVAKRLGVNAEFLEGKWDGLIAGLDANRYDTVINQVGITEERKKKYDFSEPYIASKAVLIVKGDNEEIKGFADLKGRKSAQSLTSNFGKLAQASGAELVGTDGFDQSIQLVLTGRADATINDSLSFLDFKKQKPDANVKIAAEQADADYSGIIIRKNEPDLLAAINKALAEIKADGTYDKISQKYFGADVSK
- a CDS encoding VOC family protein, which translates into the protein MNVAHVALWTKDIDRVAAFWHEFFGAEAGEIYESRRRPGFRSRFLTLESGPSIEVMEGPWLAPRDEATVERVGYAHVALSLGSGEAVDDMADRADRKGVLVSKARWTGDGFYEAVIRDPDGNLIEITI
- a CDS encoding MFS transporter, with product MDQRTQTASKGHVRHAYMSKNRLAVSLLFLMNGFVTGSWAPKIPEFKDRLGIGESVLGLLILVFGIGSLVLMPIAGGFIARVGSQKVVKVTAIILSPLLLILTLAPNVWTAAIGMFLLGGFVGAMDVAMNANAVEVEKSMRRAIMSSCHAYWSLGGLIGAGIGGFLMVRFGVLPHVLVVTVLCILVLAVAWPMILADRPHPAVAKEKLRLPLTPLPWLIGIMALFSMVPEGTVLDWGALYLRNELGASVELSGFGFAAFSATMAAMRFAGDHVRDLLGAKRTLRICTVTALVGIVLAGLAPNALVAILGFAIAGVGISNMVPIAFSAAGNMPGLQPGIGLSVATFMGYSGMLFAPSLIGFVAERSGFAIIFMSVPALFIVVLLLSHHAVHADHGKAHS
- a CDS encoding amino acid ABC transporter ATP-binding protein, with protein sequence MIELTEIEKRFGTNLVLKGISVTMAEGTVTALVGPSGGGKSTLLRCVNLLEIPTQGAIRLGDERLEFAPHRTVGWRAIQKLRRQTGMVFQNFQLFPHQTALGNVMEGLVTVLKWPADRARARALELLEKVGMAHKADAWPATLSGGQQQRVAIARALAPSPRVLLCDEPTSALDPELAEEVVEVLSRLAREGTTMIMATHDLRLASRVADHVIFLDGGVIVESGPPRKIFSTPERERTKKFIASLSAPMSYDI
- the pyc gene encoding pyruvate carboxylase; protein product: MPISKILVANRSEIAIRVFRAANELGLKTVAIWAEEDKLALHRFKADESYQVGRGPHLARDLGPIESYLSIDEVIRVAKLSGADAIHPGYGLLSESPEFAEACAANGITFIGPKPETMRQLGNKVAARNLAISIGVPVVPATEPLPDDPDEIKRLAAEIGYPVMLKASWGGGGRGMRAIRDPKDLIREVTEAKREAKAAFGKDEVYLEKLVERARHVESQILGDTHGNVVHLFERDCSIQRRNQKVVERAPAPYLTAQQREELAAYSKRIAEATNYIGAGTVEYLMDADTGKFYFIEVNPRIQVEHTVTEVVTGIDIVKAQIHILDGYAIGRPESGVPSQENIRLNGHALQCRITTEDPEQNFIPDYGRITAYRGATGFGIRLDGGTAYSGAVITRYYDPLLEKVTAWAPNPDEAIRRMIRALREFRIRGVATNLTFLEAIISHPSFQDNSYTTRFIDTTPELFQQVKRQDRATKLLTYLADVTVNGHPEAKGRPKPNDDIAAPVVPFINGEVKPGTKQLLDQLGPKKFAEWVKAQPQVLLTDTTMRDGHQSLLATRMRTYDIARVAGTYARALPNLFSLECWGGATFDVSMRFLTEDPWERLAMVREGAPNLLLQMLLRGANGVGYKNYPDNVVKYFVAQAAKGGIDVFRVFDCLNWVENMRVAMDAVAAENRICEAAICYTGDILNSARPKYDLKYYTALAAELEKAGAHIIAVKDMAGLLKPAAARVLFKALKEATDLPIHFHTHDTTGIAAATVLAAVESGVDIVDAAMDALSGNTSQPCLGSIVEALSGSERDPGLNPEWIRRISFYWEAVRHQYAAFESDLKGPASEVYLHEMPGGQFTNLKEQARSLGLETRWHEVAQAYADANRMFGDIVKVTPSSKVVGDMALMMVSQDLTVADVENPAKDIAFPESVISMLKGDLGQPPGGWPEALQKKALKGEEPYTAVPGSLLPPADLDAERKAIEEKLGREVTDFEFASYLMYPKVFTDYALAAETYGPVSVLPTPAYFYGMAPGEELFADIEKGKTLVILNQAQGEIDEKGMVKMFFELNGQPRSIKVPDRNRGASAAIRRKAEAGNAAQLGAPMPGVISTVAVHPGQPVKAGDVLLSIEAMKMETALHAEKDGVIAEVLVRAGDQIDAKDLLIVFG
- a CDS encoding DeoR/GlpR family DNA-binding transcription regulator, whose translation is MTTDLLLRERKFLIQERLRTDGRVLAADLARELGVSEDTIRRDLREMAAAGLCERVYGGALPLAPMAGSLSRRASLAPERKAALARAAVGFIRPGMTVFLDAGSANLAIAEAIEPDLPVTIVTNTPLIAAALMDKTGVELILVGGPLDRAVGAAVGARAQRDVELLRPDLCVLGACGADAEGGLTAFHFEDAAFKRLIASRSRSVLAAITSDKLGTAAPHAVIGIDAVTTLVLEADAPEAEIAALGARGADVVVAKEPAR
- a CDS encoding amino acid ABC transporter permease (The N-terminal region of this protein, as described by TIGR01726, is a three transmembrane segment that identifies a subfamily of ABC transporter permease subunits, which specificities that include histidine, arginine, glutamine, glutamate, L-cystine (sic), the opines (in Agrobacterium) octopine and nopaline, etc.), translated to MPQWLQLMADSLPTLLWAGLIFTVPLTLLSFVLGLLLGLVTALVRLFAPAPFVAVARFYVWVIRGTPLLVQLFVIFYGLPSMNILLDAFPAALIGFTLNIGAYTSEIIRATISSVPRGQWEAAYSIGMSWSQVMRRTILPQATRVAIPPLSNTFISLVKDTSLAAAITVPELFQTAQRIVATTYEPLILYIEAALIYLAMSSVLSALQARLEHRFARYGGFLEARA